In a genomic window of Arachnia rubra:
- a CDS encoding transposase produces the protein MRNSFRYAGRQHRDAIVRSLKPVYTAPSEAATKDRFAEFAAEWGTDIRRSSSSGAIVGRSIVPFLEYDARDPPGDLHHQRDLCRSTSVTAGP, from the coding sequence ATCCGCAACAGCTTCCGTTACGCCGGCCGGCAGCATCGGGATGCGATCGTTCGCTCGCTCAAACCGGTCTACACGGCCCCGTCCGAGGCCGCGACGAAGGACCGTTTCGCCGAGTTCGCGGCCGAGTGGGGAACCGATATCCGGCGATCATCCAGCTCTGGCGCAATAGTTGGGCGCAGTATCGTGCCGTTCCTGGAATACGACGCCCGTGATCCGCCGGGTGATCTGCACCACCAACGCGACCTGTGCCGATCAACGTCCGTTACCGCAGGGCCGTGA